A single region of the Musa acuminata AAA Group cultivar baxijiao chromosome BXJ1-11, Cavendish_Baxijiao_AAA, whole genome shotgun sequence genome encodes:
- the LOC103970462 gene encoding protein TPR1 isoform X4 has translation MSSLSRELVFLILQFLDEEKFKESVHKLEQEAGFFFNMKYFEEKVQAGEWEEAEKYLSGYTKVDDNRYSMKIFFEIRKQKYLEALDRHDRAKAVETLIKDLKVFSTFNEDLYKEITQLLTLENFRENEQLSKYGDTKSARSTMLVELKKLIEANPLFREKLVFPTLKASRLRTLINQSLNWQHQLCKTPRSNPDIKTLFMDHACTPPNGARASPVSFPVAAVPKAVGTYTPLGAHGPFPPQATANASALAGWMANAAASSSVQSAVVAPSSIPLPPNQAVPILKRPRTPPNAIGMSNYQNAESEQMMKRLRSGAHPVDEVSYPAPHPQVTWSLDDLPRVVACSLTEGSNVTSMDFHPFHHTSLLVGSNTGEITLWEIGIQQKLVSKPFRVWDTAACSPQFQSAIVKDSSISVTRVIWSPDGSLIGVAFSKHLIHIHEYQAPNDLRLFELRQFDLRQLLEIDAHVGGVNDIAFSQRDERLCVVTCGDDKLIKVWDLSGQRLYVFEGHEAPVYSICPHRKENIQFIFSTSVDGKIKAWLYDNVGSMVDFNTPGHLFTTMVYSADGSRLFSCGTSKDGDCILVEWNESEGSIKRQYSGFRKKSTVVVQFDTSQNHFLAAGEDNQIKFWSVDSINMLASTDADGGLPSRPHLRFNKKGNLLAVATVDNGFKILANADGLAALRAFGNRSFEPFRAQHEATPIRVSNSPVVASISPNISNVESLDRNSPAKPSTVLNGGDITPRNVDKPRISEELPDKMKSWELAEVFNPQQCRVATMPETDSASKVTRLLYTNSGVGLLALGSNAIQRVWKWSRNEQNPSGKATASVVPQHWQPNSGLLMTNDVSDTSPEEAVPCIALSKNDSYVMSACGGKVSLFNMMTFRVMTTFMSPPPASTFLAFHPQDNNIIAIGMEDSTIHIYNVKVDEVQTKLKGHQKRISGLAFSNNLNILVSSGADAQLCIWSTETWEKKKSVAIQLPEGTKSVGDTRVQFNSDQSRLLVVHETQLAIYDTLKIERIHQWVPQDALSAPISYASYSCFSELVYASFCDGNIGVFDADNLRLRCRIAPSAYTSPAAASSFSRSIVRIVDSPADQHSFSFFSNPTYPLVIAAHPQEPNQFAVGLTDGAVKVIEPSKSEGRWGAPTPVDNGVHVRRMQTLSTTSNPAADQPQR, from the exons ATGTCGTCGCTGAGTCGGGAGCTGGTGTTCCTGATACTCCAGTTCCTGGATGAGGAGAAGTTCAAGGAATCCGTGCACAA GCTTGAGCAGGAAGCGGGGTTTTTCTTTAATATGAAATACTTCGAGGAGAAGGTGCAGGCGGGAGAGTGGGAGGAAGCGGAGAAGTACCTCTCGGGATACACCAAGGTTGATGATAACAGGTATTCGATGAAGATTTTCTTCGAGATTAGGAAGCAGAAGTATCTAGAGGCGCTTGACAG GCATGACAGGGCAAAGGCAGTTGAAACACTCATAAAGGATCTCAAGGTTTTCTCAACGTTTAATGAGGATTTGTATAAAGAAATTACTCAGCTTCTCACCCTTGAAAACTTTAG GGAAAACGAGCAGTTGTCTAAATATGGTGATACTAAGTCTGCTAGAAGTACCATGCTGGTAGAGCTCAAGAAGTTAATTGAAGCAAATCCTCTCTTTCGAGAAAAACTTGTCTTTCCTACACTTAAAGCTTCACGCCTGCGAACTCTGATTAATCAAAG CTTGAACTGGCAGCATCAACTCTGTAAGACTCCAAGGTCAAATCCTGACATCAAGACATTGTTCATGGACCATGCTTGCACCCCTCCAAATGGAGCTCGTGCTTCACCAGTCTCTTTTCCTGTTGCAGCTGTTCCAAAGGCTGTTGGTACATATACACCACTTGGTGCTCATGGG CCATTTCCACCCCAGGCTACTGCAAATGCTAGTGCTTTAGCTGGTTGGATGGCTAACGCTGCTGCTTCATCCTCTGTCCAGTCTGCTGTTGTTGCACCATCATCAATACCTCTTCCACCAAATCAAG CAGTCCCCATCTTGAAACGCCCAAGAACTCCTCCGAATGCTATTGGCATGTCAAACTATCAAAATGCTGAATCTGAGCAGATGATGAAACGTCTACGGTCTGGTGCACATCCAGTTGACGAG GTTAGCTATCCTGCACCTCACCCACAAGTTACATGGTCGCTGGATGACCTGCCAAGAGTTGTAGCCTGCTCCTTGACAGAGGGATCCAATGTGACTAGCATGGACTTTCATCCTTTTCATCATACATCACTTCTTG TGGGCTCCAACACTGGTGAAATCACACTTTGGGAGATTGGTATCCAGCAGAAGTTGGTGTCCAAGCCATTTAGAGTATGGGATACGGCTGCTTGTTCACCACAATTCCAG AGTGCCATTGTCAAAGACTCTTCTATATCTGTCACTCGAGTTATTTGGAGTCCAGATGGAAGTTTAATAG GGGTTGCATTCTCGAAGCACTTGATTCATATACATGAATATCAAGCACCAAATGATCTCCGTCTATTTGAACTCCGCCAATTTGATCTCCGCCAACTTTTAGAG ATTGATGCTCATGTTGGTGGAGTCAATGATATTGCATTCTCTCAACGAGATGAACGACTGTGTGTGGTCACTTGTGGAGATGATAAGCTAATAAAG GTATGGGATCTAAGTGGTCAAAGGCTTTATGTCTTTGAAGGACATGAAGCACCTGTCTATTCTATATGCCCCCACCGCAAGGAGAATATTCAG TTTATCTTCTCAACTTCCGTTGATGGAAAAATAAAGGCTTGGCTGTATGACAACGTGGGATCTATGGTTGACTTTAATACCCCTGGGCACTTGTTTACCACAATGGTTTACAGTGCCGATGGAAGTCG ACTCTTCTCATGTGGGACTAGCAAAGATGGGGACTGTATTCTTGTTGAGTGGAATGAAAGTGAGGGATCCATAAAGAGGCAATATTCTGGGTTCCGGAAGAAGTCCACGGTTGTTGTTCAGTTTGACACTTCCCAGAATCATTTTTTGGCTGCTGGTGAAGATAACCAAATAAAATTTTGGAGTGTTGACAGCATTAACATGCTGGCAAGTACTGACGCTGATGGTGGACTTCCT AGTCGTCcacatttgagattcaacaagaaaggAAATCTTCTTGCTGTTGCAACAGTAGATAATGGCTTTAAAATATTAGCTAATGCAGATGGCCTTGCGGCACTACGAGCCTTTGGAAATCGCTCTTTTGAACCATTTAGAGCTCAACATGAAGCTACTCCTATCAGG gTCTCAAATTCTCCTGTGGTGGCAAGCATCTCACCAAACATCAGTAATGTTGAATCATTGGACAGAAATTCTCCTGCGAAACCATCTACTGTTCTT AATGGAGGTGATATAACTCCTAGAAATGTAGATAAGCCAAGAATATCAGAAGAATTGCCAGATAAGATGAAGTCATGGGAGTTGGCTGAAGTTTTTAATCCACAACAGTGCCGAGTTGCTACCATGCCAGAGACTGATTCTGCCAGCAAG GTCACAAGGCTTCTTTATACAAATTCTGGTGTTGGCTTATTAGCTCTGGGGTCCAATGCTATTCAGAGGGTGTGGAAATGGAGTCGCAATGAGCAGAATCCAAGTGGCAAG GCCACGGCCAGTGTTGTGCCGCAGCATTGGCAACCAaacagtggtcttcttatgaCCAATGATGTATCGGATACAAGTCCAGAAGAGGCAGTTCCTTGTATTGCGCTCTCAAAGAATGACTCGTATGTAATGTCTGCATGTGGTGGGAAGGTTTCCTTATTTAACATGATGACATTCAGG GTAATGACAACTTTCATGTCACCCCCACCTGCTTCGACATTCTTAGCATTCCACCCACAGGACAACAACATTATAGCAATTGGAATGGAAGATTCAACCATCCACATATACAATGTTAAGGTGGATGAG GTCCAAACAAAATTGAAAGGTCACCAGAAGCGCATAAGTGGGCTGGCATTTTCCAACAATCTTAATATACTTGTATCTTCTGGTGCTGATGCACAG CTCTGCATATGGAGTACTGAGACTTGGGAGAAGAAGAAATCTGTAGCTATTCAACTGCCTGAAGGGACGAAGTCAGTTGGTGACACCCGAGTCCAGTTTAATTCTGATCAAAGCCGCTTGTTAGTTGTCCACGAAACACAGCTAGCTATATATGACACCTTGAAAATTGAGCGTATCCATCAG TGGGTTCCTCAAGATGCCTTATCTGCTCCTATATCGTATGCTTCATATTCGTGTTTCAGCGAACTTGTTTATGCTTCCTTTTGTGATGGTAATATTGGTGTCTTCGATGCTGACAACTTGAGATTAAGATGCCGAATTGCCCCGTCCGCATACACGTCACCTGCTGCTGCAAGCAG TTTTAGTCGGAGCATCGTTAGAATTGTGGATTCACCTGCTGATCAACATTCATTTTCATTTTTCAGCAACCCAACATATCCTCTTGTGATTGCGGCCCACCCGCAAGAGCCAAATCAATTTGCAGTTGGTTTGACAGACGGAGCAGTAAAAGTAATAGAGCCATCAAAGTCGGAAGGAAGGTGGGGGGCTCCCACACCTGTTGATAATGGGGTACATGTTCGCAGGATGCAGACATTATCAACTACAAGCAATCCTGCTGCGGACCAGCCCCAAAGATGA
- the LOC103970462 gene encoding protein TPR1 isoform X3, translated as MSSLSRELVFLILQFLDEEKFKESVHKLEQEAGFFFNMKYFEEKVQAGEWEEAEKYLSGYTKVDDNRYSMKIFFEIRKQKYLEALDRHDRAKAVETLIKDLKVFSTFNEDLYKEITQLLTLENFRENEQLSKYGDTKSARSTMLVELKKLIEANPLFREKLVFPTLKASRLRTLINQSLNWQHQLCKTPRSNPDIKTLFMDHACTPPNGARASPVSFPVAAVPKAVGTYTPLGAHGPFPPQATANASALAGWMANAAASSSVQSAVVAPSSIPLPPNQVPILKRPRTPPNAIGMSNYQNAESEQMMKRLRSGAHPVDEQVSYPAPHPQVTWSLDDLPRVVACSLTEGSNVTSMDFHPFHHTSLLVGSNTGEITLWEIGIQQKLVSKPFRVWDTAACSPQFQSAIVKDSSISVTRVIWSPDGSLIGVAFSKHLIHIHEYQAPNDLRLFELRQFDLRQLLEIDAHVGGVNDIAFSQRDERLCVVTCGDDKLIKVWDLSGQRLYVFEGHEAPVYSICPHRKENIQFIFSTSVDGKIKAWLYDNVGSMVDFNTPGHLFTTMVYSADGSRLFSCGTSKDGDCILVEWNESEGSIKRQYSGFRKKSTVVVQFDTSQNHFLAAGEDNQIKFWSVDSINMLASTDADGGLPSRPHLRFNKKGNLLAVATVDNGFKILANADGLAALRAFGNRSFEPFRAQHEATPIRVSNSPVVASISPNISNVESLDRNSPAKPSTVLNGGDITPRNVDKPRISEELPDKMKSWELAEVFNPQQCRVATMPETDSASKVTRLLYTNSGVGLLALGSNAIQRVWKWSRNEQNPSGKATASVVPQHWQPNSGLLMTNDVSDTSPEEAVPCIALSKNDSYVMSACGGKVSLFNMMTFRVMTTFMSPPPASTFLAFHPQDNNIIAIGMEDSTIHIYNVKVDEVQTKLKGHQKRISGLAFSNNLNILVSSGADAQLCIWSTETWEKKKSVAIQLPEGTKSVGDTRVQFNSDQSRLLVVHETQLAIYDTLKIERIHQWVPQDALSAPISYASYSCFSELVYASFCDGNIGVFDADNLRLRCRIAPSAYTSPAAASSFSRSIVRIVDSPADQHSFSFFSNPTYPLVIAAHPQEPNQFAVGLTDGAVKVIEPSKSEGRWGAPTPVDNGVHVRRMQTLSTTSNPAADQPQR; from the exons ATGTCGTCGCTGAGTCGGGAGCTGGTGTTCCTGATACTCCAGTTCCTGGATGAGGAGAAGTTCAAGGAATCCGTGCACAA GCTTGAGCAGGAAGCGGGGTTTTTCTTTAATATGAAATACTTCGAGGAGAAGGTGCAGGCGGGAGAGTGGGAGGAAGCGGAGAAGTACCTCTCGGGATACACCAAGGTTGATGATAACAGGTATTCGATGAAGATTTTCTTCGAGATTAGGAAGCAGAAGTATCTAGAGGCGCTTGACAG GCATGACAGGGCAAAGGCAGTTGAAACACTCATAAAGGATCTCAAGGTTTTCTCAACGTTTAATGAGGATTTGTATAAAGAAATTACTCAGCTTCTCACCCTTGAAAACTTTAG GGAAAACGAGCAGTTGTCTAAATATGGTGATACTAAGTCTGCTAGAAGTACCATGCTGGTAGAGCTCAAGAAGTTAATTGAAGCAAATCCTCTCTTTCGAGAAAAACTTGTCTTTCCTACACTTAAAGCTTCACGCCTGCGAACTCTGATTAATCAAAG CTTGAACTGGCAGCATCAACTCTGTAAGACTCCAAGGTCAAATCCTGACATCAAGACATTGTTCATGGACCATGCTTGCACCCCTCCAAATGGAGCTCGTGCTTCACCAGTCTCTTTTCCTGTTGCAGCTGTTCCAAAGGCTGTTGGTACATATACACCACTTGGTGCTCATGGG CCATTTCCACCCCAGGCTACTGCAAATGCTAGTGCTTTAGCTGGTTGGATGGCTAACGCTGCTGCTTCATCCTCTGTCCAGTCTGCTGTTGTTGCACCATCATCAATACCTCTTCCACCAAATCAAG TCCCCATCTTGAAACGCCCAAGAACTCCTCCGAATGCTATTGGCATGTCAAACTATCAAAATGCTGAATCTGAGCAGATGATGAAACGTCTACGGTCTGGTGCACATCCAGTTGACGAG CAGGTTAGCTATCCTGCACCTCACCCACAAGTTACATGGTCGCTGGATGACCTGCCAAGAGTTGTAGCCTGCTCCTTGACAGAGGGATCCAATGTGACTAGCATGGACTTTCATCCTTTTCATCATACATCACTTCTTG TGGGCTCCAACACTGGTGAAATCACACTTTGGGAGATTGGTATCCAGCAGAAGTTGGTGTCCAAGCCATTTAGAGTATGGGATACGGCTGCTTGTTCACCACAATTCCAG AGTGCCATTGTCAAAGACTCTTCTATATCTGTCACTCGAGTTATTTGGAGTCCAGATGGAAGTTTAATAG GGGTTGCATTCTCGAAGCACTTGATTCATATACATGAATATCAAGCACCAAATGATCTCCGTCTATTTGAACTCCGCCAATTTGATCTCCGCCAACTTTTAGAG ATTGATGCTCATGTTGGTGGAGTCAATGATATTGCATTCTCTCAACGAGATGAACGACTGTGTGTGGTCACTTGTGGAGATGATAAGCTAATAAAG GTATGGGATCTAAGTGGTCAAAGGCTTTATGTCTTTGAAGGACATGAAGCACCTGTCTATTCTATATGCCCCCACCGCAAGGAGAATATTCAG TTTATCTTCTCAACTTCCGTTGATGGAAAAATAAAGGCTTGGCTGTATGACAACGTGGGATCTATGGTTGACTTTAATACCCCTGGGCACTTGTTTACCACAATGGTTTACAGTGCCGATGGAAGTCG ACTCTTCTCATGTGGGACTAGCAAAGATGGGGACTGTATTCTTGTTGAGTGGAATGAAAGTGAGGGATCCATAAAGAGGCAATATTCTGGGTTCCGGAAGAAGTCCACGGTTGTTGTTCAGTTTGACACTTCCCAGAATCATTTTTTGGCTGCTGGTGAAGATAACCAAATAAAATTTTGGAGTGTTGACAGCATTAACATGCTGGCAAGTACTGACGCTGATGGTGGACTTCCT AGTCGTCcacatttgagattcaacaagaaaggAAATCTTCTTGCTGTTGCAACAGTAGATAATGGCTTTAAAATATTAGCTAATGCAGATGGCCTTGCGGCACTACGAGCCTTTGGAAATCGCTCTTTTGAACCATTTAGAGCTCAACATGAAGCTACTCCTATCAGG gTCTCAAATTCTCCTGTGGTGGCAAGCATCTCACCAAACATCAGTAATGTTGAATCATTGGACAGAAATTCTCCTGCGAAACCATCTACTGTTCTT AATGGAGGTGATATAACTCCTAGAAATGTAGATAAGCCAAGAATATCAGAAGAATTGCCAGATAAGATGAAGTCATGGGAGTTGGCTGAAGTTTTTAATCCACAACAGTGCCGAGTTGCTACCATGCCAGAGACTGATTCTGCCAGCAAG GTCACAAGGCTTCTTTATACAAATTCTGGTGTTGGCTTATTAGCTCTGGGGTCCAATGCTATTCAGAGGGTGTGGAAATGGAGTCGCAATGAGCAGAATCCAAGTGGCAAG GCCACGGCCAGTGTTGTGCCGCAGCATTGGCAACCAaacagtggtcttcttatgaCCAATGATGTATCGGATACAAGTCCAGAAGAGGCAGTTCCTTGTATTGCGCTCTCAAAGAATGACTCGTATGTAATGTCTGCATGTGGTGGGAAGGTTTCCTTATTTAACATGATGACATTCAGG GTAATGACAACTTTCATGTCACCCCCACCTGCTTCGACATTCTTAGCATTCCACCCACAGGACAACAACATTATAGCAATTGGAATGGAAGATTCAACCATCCACATATACAATGTTAAGGTGGATGAG GTCCAAACAAAATTGAAAGGTCACCAGAAGCGCATAAGTGGGCTGGCATTTTCCAACAATCTTAATATACTTGTATCTTCTGGTGCTGATGCACAG CTCTGCATATGGAGTACTGAGACTTGGGAGAAGAAGAAATCTGTAGCTATTCAACTGCCTGAAGGGACGAAGTCAGTTGGTGACACCCGAGTCCAGTTTAATTCTGATCAAAGCCGCTTGTTAGTTGTCCACGAAACACAGCTAGCTATATATGACACCTTGAAAATTGAGCGTATCCATCAG TGGGTTCCTCAAGATGCCTTATCTGCTCCTATATCGTATGCTTCATATTCGTGTTTCAGCGAACTTGTTTATGCTTCCTTTTGTGATGGTAATATTGGTGTCTTCGATGCTGACAACTTGAGATTAAGATGCCGAATTGCCCCGTCCGCATACACGTCACCTGCTGCTGCAAGCAG TTTTAGTCGGAGCATCGTTAGAATTGTGGATTCACCTGCTGATCAACATTCATTTTCATTTTTCAGCAACCCAACATATCCTCTTGTGATTGCGGCCCACCCGCAAGAGCCAAATCAATTTGCAGTTGGTTTGACAGACGGAGCAGTAAAAGTAATAGAGCCATCAAAGTCGGAAGGAAGGTGGGGGGCTCCCACACCTGTTGATAATGGGGTACATGTTCGCAGGATGCAGACATTATCAACTACAAGCAATCCTGCTGCGGACCAGCCCCAAAGATGA
- the LOC103970462 gene encoding protein TPR1 isoform X2, whose amino-acid sequence MSSLSRELVFLILQFLDEEKFKESVHKLEQEAGFFFNMKYFEEKVQAGEWEEAEKYLSGYTKVDDNRYSMKIFFEIRKQKYLEALDRHDRAKAVETLIKDLKVFSTFNEDLYKEITQLLTLENFRENEQLSKYGDTKSARSTMLVELKKLIEANPLFREKLVFPTLKASRLRTLINQSLNWQHQLCKTPRSNPDIKTLFMDHACTPPNGARASPVSFPVAAVPKAVGTYTPLGAHGPFPPQATANASALAGWMANAAASSSVQSAVVAPSSIPLPPNQAVPILKRPRTPPNAIGMSNYQNAESEQMMKRLRSGAHPVDEQVSYPAPHPQVTWSLDDLPRVVACSLTEGSNVTSMDFHPFHHTSLLVGSNTGEITLWEIGIQQKLVSKPFRVWDTAACSPQFQSAIVKDSSISVTRVIWSPDGSLIGVAFSKHLIHIHEYQAPNDLRLFELRQFDLRQLLEIDAHVGGVNDIAFSQRDERLCVVTCGDDKLIKVWDLSGQRLYVFEGHEAPVYSICPHRKENIQFIFSTSVDGKIKAWLYDNVGSMVDFNTPGHLFTTMVYSADGSRLFSCGTSKDGDCILVEWNESEGSIKRQYSGFRKKSTVVVQFDTSQNHFLAAGEDNQIKFWSVDSINMLASTDADGGLPSRPHLRFNKKGNLLAVATVDNGFKILANADGLAALRAFGNRSFEPFRAQHEATPIRVSNSPVVASISPNISNVESLDRNSPAKPSTVLNGGDITPRNVDKPRISEELPDKMKSWELAEVFNPQQCRVATMPETDSASKVTRLLYTNSGVGLLALGSNAIQRVWKWSRNEQNPSGKATASVVPQHWQPNSGLLMTNDVSDTSPEEAVPCIALSKNDSYVMSACGGKVSLFNMMTFRVMTTFMSPPPASTFLAFHPQDNNIIAIGMEDSTIHIYNVKVDEVQTKLKGHQKRISGLAFSNNLNILVSSGADAQLCIWSTETWEKKKSVAIQLPEGTKSVGDTRVQFNSDQSRLLVVHETQLAIYDTLKIERIHQWVPQDALSAPISYASYSCFSELVYASFCDGNIGVFDADNLRLRCRIAPSAYTSPAAASSFSRSIVRIVDSPADQHSFSFFSNPTYPLVIAAHPQEPNQFAVGLTDGAVKVIEPSKSEGRWGAPTPVDNGVHVRRMQTLSTTSNPAADQPQR is encoded by the exons ATGTCGTCGCTGAGTCGGGAGCTGGTGTTCCTGATACTCCAGTTCCTGGATGAGGAGAAGTTCAAGGAATCCGTGCACAA GCTTGAGCAGGAAGCGGGGTTTTTCTTTAATATGAAATACTTCGAGGAGAAGGTGCAGGCGGGAGAGTGGGAGGAAGCGGAGAAGTACCTCTCGGGATACACCAAGGTTGATGATAACAGGTATTCGATGAAGATTTTCTTCGAGATTAGGAAGCAGAAGTATCTAGAGGCGCTTGACAG GCATGACAGGGCAAAGGCAGTTGAAACACTCATAAAGGATCTCAAGGTTTTCTCAACGTTTAATGAGGATTTGTATAAAGAAATTACTCAGCTTCTCACCCTTGAAAACTTTAG GGAAAACGAGCAGTTGTCTAAATATGGTGATACTAAGTCTGCTAGAAGTACCATGCTGGTAGAGCTCAAGAAGTTAATTGAAGCAAATCCTCTCTTTCGAGAAAAACTTGTCTTTCCTACACTTAAAGCTTCACGCCTGCGAACTCTGATTAATCAAAG CTTGAACTGGCAGCATCAACTCTGTAAGACTCCAAGGTCAAATCCTGACATCAAGACATTGTTCATGGACCATGCTTGCACCCCTCCAAATGGAGCTCGTGCTTCACCAGTCTCTTTTCCTGTTGCAGCTGTTCCAAAGGCTGTTGGTACATATACACCACTTGGTGCTCATGGG CCATTTCCACCCCAGGCTACTGCAAATGCTAGTGCTTTAGCTGGTTGGATGGCTAACGCTGCTGCTTCATCCTCTGTCCAGTCTGCTGTTGTTGCACCATCATCAATACCTCTTCCACCAAATCAAG CAGTCCCCATCTTGAAACGCCCAAGAACTCCTCCGAATGCTATTGGCATGTCAAACTATCAAAATGCTGAATCTGAGCAGATGATGAAACGTCTACGGTCTGGTGCACATCCAGTTGACGAG CAGGTTAGCTATCCTGCACCTCACCCACAAGTTACATGGTCGCTGGATGACCTGCCAAGAGTTGTAGCCTGCTCCTTGACAGAGGGATCCAATGTGACTAGCATGGACTTTCATCCTTTTCATCATACATCACTTCTTG TGGGCTCCAACACTGGTGAAATCACACTTTGGGAGATTGGTATCCAGCAGAAGTTGGTGTCCAAGCCATTTAGAGTATGGGATACGGCTGCTTGTTCACCACAATTCCAG AGTGCCATTGTCAAAGACTCTTCTATATCTGTCACTCGAGTTATTTGGAGTCCAGATGGAAGTTTAATAG GGGTTGCATTCTCGAAGCACTTGATTCATATACATGAATATCAAGCACCAAATGATCTCCGTCTATTTGAACTCCGCCAATTTGATCTCCGCCAACTTTTAGAG ATTGATGCTCATGTTGGTGGAGTCAATGATATTGCATTCTCTCAACGAGATGAACGACTGTGTGTGGTCACTTGTGGAGATGATAAGCTAATAAAG GTATGGGATCTAAGTGGTCAAAGGCTTTATGTCTTTGAAGGACATGAAGCACCTGTCTATTCTATATGCCCCCACCGCAAGGAGAATATTCAG TTTATCTTCTCAACTTCCGTTGATGGAAAAATAAAGGCTTGGCTGTATGACAACGTGGGATCTATGGTTGACTTTAATACCCCTGGGCACTTGTTTACCACAATGGTTTACAGTGCCGATGGAAGTCG ACTCTTCTCATGTGGGACTAGCAAAGATGGGGACTGTATTCTTGTTGAGTGGAATGAAAGTGAGGGATCCATAAAGAGGCAATATTCTGGGTTCCGGAAGAAGTCCACGGTTGTTGTTCAGTTTGACACTTCCCAGAATCATTTTTTGGCTGCTGGTGAAGATAACCAAATAAAATTTTGGAGTGTTGACAGCATTAACATGCTGGCAAGTACTGACGCTGATGGTGGACTTCCT AGTCGTCcacatttgagattcaacaagaaaggAAATCTTCTTGCTGTTGCAACAGTAGATAATGGCTTTAAAATATTAGCTAATGCAGATGGCCTTGCGGCACTACGAGCCTTTGGAAATCGCTCTTTTGAACCATTTAGAGCTCAACATGAAGCTACTCCTATCAGG gTCTCAAATTCTCCTGTGGTGGCAAGCATCTCACCAAACATCAGTAATGTTGAATCATTGGACAGAAATTCTCCTGCGAAACCATCTACTGTTCTT AATGGAGGTGATATAACTCCTAGAAATGTAGATAAGCCAAGAATATCAGAAGAATTGCCAGATAAGATGAAGTCATGGGAGTTGGCTGAAGTTTTTAATCCACAACAGTGCCGAGTTGCTACCATGCCAGAGACTGATTCTGCCAGCAAG GTCACAAGGCTTCTTTATACAAATTCTGGTGTTGGCTTATTAGCTCTGGGGTCCAATGCTATTCAGAGGGTGTGGAAATGGAGTCGCAATGAGCAGAATCCAAGTGGCAAG GCCACGGCCAGTGTTGTGCCGCAGCATTGGCAACCAaacagtggtcttcttatgaCCAATGATGTATCGGATACAAGTCCAGAAGAGGCAGTTCCTTGTATTGCGCTCTCAAAGAATGACTCGTATGTAATGTCTGCATGTGGTGGGAAGGTTTCCTTATTTAACATGATGACATTCAGG GTAATGACAACTTTCATGTCACCCCCACCTGCTTCGACATTCTTAGCATTCCACCCACAGGACAACAACATTATAGCAATTGGAATGGAAGATTCAACCATCCACATATACAATGTTAAGGTGGATGAG GTCCAAACAAAATTGAAAGGTCACCAGAAGCGCATAAGTGGGCTGGCATTTTCCAACAATCTTAATATACTTGTATCTTCTGGTGCTGATGCACAG CTCTGCATATGGAGTACTGAGACTTGGGAGAAGAAGAAATCTGTAGCTATTCAACTGCCTGAAGGGACGAAGTCAGTTGGTGACACCCGAGTCCAGTTTAATTCTGATCAAAGCCGCTTGTTAGTTGTCCACGAAACACAGCTAGCTATATATGACACCTTGAAAATTGAGCGTATCCATCAG TGGGTTCCTCAAGATGCCTTATCTGCTCCTATATCGTATGCTTCATATTCGTGTTTCAGCGAACTTGTTTATGCTTCCTTTTGTGATGGTAATATTGGTGTCTTCGATGCTGACAACTTGAGATTAAGATGCCGAATTGCCCCGTCCGCATACACGTCACCTGCTGCTGCAAGCAG TTTTAGTCGGAGCATCGTTAGAATTGTGGATTCACCTGCTGATCAACATTCATTTTCATTTTTCAGCAACCCAACATATCCTCTTGTGATTGCGGCCCACCCGCAAGAGCCAAATCAATTTGCAGTTGGTTTGACAGACGGAGCAGTAAAAGTAATAGAGCCATCAAAGTCGGAAGGAAGGTGGGGGGCTCCCACACCTGTTGATAATGGGGTACATGTTCGCAGGATGCAGACATTATCAACTACAAGCAATCCTGCTGCGGACCAGCCCCAAAGATGA